In Papio anubis isolate 15944 chromosome 17, Panubis1.0, whole genome shotgun sequence, the following are encoded in one genomic region:
- the TRARG1 gene encoding trafficking regulator of GLUT4 1 has translation MANPVQPELPSAQEPGSTAPLDLLEMEKLLTKAEDKEDKTLNLSKTLAGPLDLEQNGHGLPFKAISEGHLEAPLPRSPSRASSRRASSIATTSYAQDQEAPRDYLILAIVSCFCPVWPLNLIPLIISIMSRSSMQQGNVDGARRLGRLARLLSITLIIMGIVIITVAVTVNFTVQKK, from the exons ATGGCCAATCCTGTGCAGCCCGAGCTTCCTTCAGCACAGGAGCCAGGCTCCACCGCACCCCTGGACCTGCTGGAGATGGAGAAACTCCTCACCAAGGCAGAGGACAAGGAAGACAAGACCCTCAATCTGTCCAAGACCCTCGCGGGCCCTCTGGATCTGGAGCAGAATGGCCACGGCCTGCCCTTCAAGGCCATCTCCGAGGGGCACCTGGAGGCCCCACTGCCTCGGTCCCCCTCCCGGGCCAGCTCAAGAAGGGCGTCCTCCATCGCCACCACCTCCTATGCCCAAGACCAAGAAGCCCCCAGAGATTACCTCATCCTGGCCATCGTCTCCTGCTTCTGCCCCGTCTGGCCCCTCAACCTCATCCCCCTCATCATTTCCATCATG TCTCGAAGTAGCATGCAACAGGGCAACGTGGACGGCGCCCGGAGGCTGGGCCGCCTGGCTCGGCTGCTCAGCATCACCCTCATCATCATGGGCATTGTCATCATCACGGTGGCCGTGACCGTCAACTTCACAG TTCagaagaaataa